The following coding sequences lie in one Kitasatospora herbaricolor genomic window:
- a CDS encoding TniQ family protein, which produces MKVQERERWPDLRELPLHVRFLPNESTGSYVTRLAERNGLSVDYLLEIVGEGRSRVVEPHLTELYLNRPAAERLARLAGRPLPVMQRALASLGEDYLLAGCGPGPVWKWPWAVTDGYLVRACALCAARRGVTEPAWLMVPDTWHVCGEHSRWTDNSRDVAWPWIDLRPWPQILEAHRRLARLGRRTGPAGRALAADAFTMMTDHHVWSVHGRAPRWFAEAADRLGERRAAPLLAYPKAVQVARVLARSERPRLEGNLT; this is translated from the coding sequence GTGAAGGTGCAGGAGCGGGAGCGCTGGCCCGATCTGCGGGAGTTGCCGCTGCACGTGCGCTTCCTGCCGAACGAGTCGACCGGTTCGTACGTGACCCGGCTCGCCGAGCGCAACGGCCTGAGCGTGGACTACCTGCTGGAGATCGTCGGTGAGGGCAGGAGCCGGGTGGTCGAGCCCCACCTGACCGAGCTCTACCTCAACCGGCCGGCAGCTGAACGCCTGGCCCGGTTGGCGGGCCGGCCCTTGCCCGTGATGCAGCGGGCGTTGGCGAGTCTGGGCGAGGACTACCTGCTTGCGGGTTGCGGACCGGGCCCGGTGTGGAAGTGGCCCTGGGCGGTGACGGACGGCTACCTGGTGCGGGCGTGCGCGCTGTGCGCGGCACGGCGCGGGGTCACCGAGCCCGCGTGGCTGATGGTGCCCGACACCTGGCACGTCTGCGGCGAGCATTCCCGGTGGACGGACAACTCCCGCGACGTGGCCTGGCCGTGGATCGATCTGCGGCCCTGGCCGCAGATCCTCGAGGCACACCGCCGGCTGGCGCGTCTGGGCAGGCGGACGGGTCCGGCTGGCCGGGCGCTGGCTGCGGACGCGTTCACCATGATGACCGACCATCACGTTTGGTCCGTGCACGGGCGGGCGCCGCGCTGGTTCGCCGAGGCCGCGGACCGGCTCGGGGAACGGCGCGCCGCTCCGCTCCTGGCGTATCCGAAAGCCGTCCAGGTCGCGCGGGTGCTCGCCCGCAGCGAGCGGCCTCGGCTGGAAGGGAACTTGACGTAA
- a CDS encoding DEAD/DEAH box helicase translates to MSREPRTLREHQQQAIDAATRTLERLPRATVIAACGTGKTLIATRVAEHFAGRGNILVLLPTLDLVAQTVRRWREDSSIRHMTAVCSIGRTSYPDIARHVVFTTAPDVVAARLSSHAGPAVVFATYASLEVLERAHRLHFLPEWAIVVADEAHRTSGDLDKDWGAVHDDDRLPAARRLYMTATPRLWTAGHSSKRKHRARADVASMDDATLYGPVVHRLTLAQAIDRRLLADYRIVVPVIRDEDLREVLHTIEATPQFDGLRLAALQVGLLQAIADYGLRRVVTFHSRIVAAQGFADSLPSTAAAISGQSAPPRIWSRAIHSNQRPWRRARCLRQFDTMPLLGSTARGPLDYQVAVLASVKTLGEGVDVPDADGVLFADPKRSAVDIVQSLGRALRQPPGSGKIATLVIPVYLAPGQSTQQAMDSSDFSALWDVLTGLRDHDDRVFHRFTGIRRRCLQDPVLPGPERAGEIAPLLDLRTHHIESGEWADGWNAAVRFVDQHDHLDVPSEYTDTAGFPLGCWIGRHRTHYKTATLPIERAVALKALGISWLHPPASFEHHLELAAAAASRTGSLAFDTTIPGSDPTLGAWLARTRKRANAGLLEPERVDALNAVDPWWNPPWSLRWQHTYIHLRHRLATTDWTIPYHHQADTETAWGSWLDRQINRQDDLHQGQRRLLDHLARTRPDAHPHTILLIRPSTAHAAAFTRALRAARQYHQREGHLHVPPAHCETVGSDRIHLGRWIRLRHRDAAQLTSRQSTALQALGLNPTPRFLEAPTDQARRHASHCAELPGHPSAAAQAPQTSRRHADKAPLGTSTSNETAPPGAGAGTAPRRGTARLSDADTTTEQAEHRRTASAEKAWARMYAKAAAFAAEHGHLDTSEGELAGWLSRQRYLRAAGRLATARRSDLDALGMIWNKHEDAWERGYAHARAFAARTGHLAIPTRQQVDDYNLGAWACRQRKADLTPDQEARLTALDPLWRLEPDWQRSYRRLVAYLAAGGPLTGPVNRTGTAGDEHFRPGAWLRKQTRRAATDKLDPHQSALLDSLGTWRTTPAPGEPGPHCGAPSSSARGHAPAAPPAQELRRPGPRTERQARRPPHGPTPVGHLPVEFRRHIEAARAFRHREGHLDVPPGFVEQGEHTAVRLGTWIARQRTKVFQGRLPALLIAELEALDMVWVHR, encoded by the coding sequence GTGTCCAGGGAACCGCGCACACTGCGTGAGCACCAGCAGCAGGCGATCGACGCCGCGACGCGGACGCTGGAACGCCTGCCGCGGGCCACCGTGATCGCCGCCTGCGGCACCGGCAAGACCCTGATCGCGACCCGGGTCGCCGAGCACTTCGCAGGTCGGGGCAACATTCTGGTGCTCCTGCCCACCCTGGACCTGGTCGCACAGACCGTCCGCCGGTGGCGCGAGGACAGCAGCATCCGCCACATGACCGCGGTGTGCTCCATAGGCCGCACCTCCTACCCAGACATCGCCCGGCACGTCGTCTTCACCACCGCCCCCGACGTCGTTGCCGCCCGGCTCTCCTCGCACGCCGGGCCGGCCGTGGTCTTCGCCACCTACGCCTCCCTGGAGGTCCTCGAACGCGCCCACCGGCTGCACTTCCTGCCCGAGTGGGCGATCGTCGTCGCCGACGAGGCCCACCGCACCAGCGGCGACCTCGACAAGGACTGGGGAGCGGTCCACGACGACGACCGTCTGCCCGCAGCCCGGCGCCTCTACATGACCGCCACCCCGCGCCTGTGGACCGCAGGACACAGCAGCAAGCGCAAGCACAGGGCCCGCGCCGACGTCGCGTCCATGGACGACGCCACCCTCTACGGGCCCGTGGTCCACCGCCTCACCCTGGCGCAGGCCATCGACCGCAGACTGCTGGCCGACTACCGCATCGTCGTACCCGTCATCCGCGACGAAGACCTGCGCGAGGTCCTTCACACCATCGAGGCGACCCCCCAGTTCGACGGGTTGCGTCTGGCCGCGCTGCAGGTGGGCCTCCTGCAGGCCATCGCCGACTACGGGCTCCGCCGCGTGGTCACCTTCCACAGTCGCATCGTGGCCGCCCAGGGGTTCGCCGACAGCCTTCCCTCCACCGCTGCCGCCATCAGCGGCCAGAGCGCCCCGCCCCGCATCTGGTCCAGGGCCATCCACAGCAACCAGCGTCCCTGGCGCCGTGCCCGCTGCCTCCGTCAGTTCGACACCATGCCCCTGCTGGGCAGTACGGCCCGAGGGCCGCTGGACTACCAGGTCGCCGTCCTGGCCAGCGTCAAGACCCTCGGCGAGGGCGTCGACGTCCCCGACGCCGACGGCGTCCTGTTCGCCGATCCCAAGCGCAGCGCCGTCGACATCGTCCAGTCCCTCGGACGGGCCCTGCGCCAGCCCCCGGGCTCCGGCAAGATCGCCACCCTGGTCATCCCGGTCTACCTCGCCCCCGGCCAGTCAACCCAACAGGCCATGGACTCCTCCGACTTCTCCGCGCTGTGGGACGTCCTCACGGGCCTGCGAGACCACGACGACCGAGTCTTCCACCGCTTCACGGGTATCCGCCGGCGCTGTCTCCAGGACCCCGTTCTCCCCGGGCCCGAACGCGCCGGCGAGATCGCCCCGCTCCTCGACCTGCGCACCCACCACATCGAGAGCGGCGAATGGGCGGACGGCTGGAACGCAGCCGTGCGCTTCGTCGACCAGCACGACCACCTCGACGTCCCCAGCGAGTACACCGATACGGCCGGCTTCCCCCTCGGCTGCTGGATCGGCCGCCACCGGACCCACTACAAGACCGCAACGCTGCCCATCGAACGGGCCGTCGCGCTGAAAGCCCTCGGCATCTCCTGGCTGCACCCGCCGGCCAGCTTCGAGCACCACCTGGAACTGGCCGCCGCGGCAGCTTCCCGCACCGGCAGCCTCGCCTTCGACACGACGATCCCCGGCAGCGACCCCACGCTCGGTGCCTGGCTCGCGCGCACACGCAAGCGGGCGAACGCCGGTCTCCTGGAGCCCGAACGCGTCGACGCCCTGAACGCCGTCGACCCCTGGTGGAATCCCCCGTGGAGCCTGCGCTGGCAACACACCTACATCCACCTGCGCCACCGTCTGGCCACCACCGACTGGACGATCCCCTACCACCACCAAGCCGACACCGAGACGGCCTGGGGCAGTTGGCTTGACCGTCAGATCAACCGCCAGGACGACCTTCACCAAGGCCAGCGGCGTCTGCTGGACCACCTTGCCCGAACCCGTCCCGACGCCCATCCCCACACCATCCTCCTGATCCGCCCCAGCACCGCACACGCCGCGGCCTTCACCCGCGCACTGCGCGCCGCCCGCCAGTACCACCAGCGCGAGGGCCACCTGCACGTTCCGCCGGCGCACTGCGAAACCGTCGGCTCCGACCGGATCCACCTCGGACGCTGGATCCGCCTGCGCCATCGCGACGCCGCCCAACTGACCAGCCGCCAGAGCACCGCCCTGCAAGCCCTCGGCCTGAACCCGACCCCCCGCTTCCTGGAAGCCCCGACGGACCAGGCGCGCCGGCACGCGTCCCATTGCGCAGAACTGCCCGGCCACCCGTCGGCTGCGGCCCAGGCCCCACAGACATCCCGACGCCACGCCGACAAGGCACCCCTCGGCACCAGCACAAGCAACGAGACCGCTCCACCCGGTGCCGGCGCCGGCACCGCTCCCCGCAGGGGCACCGCCCGGCTATCGGACGCTGACACCACCACCGAGCAGGCCGAGCACCGGCGGACAGCCTCCGCGGAGAAGGCATGGGCCCGGATGTACGCCAAGGCCGCCGCCTTCGCGGCGGAGCACGGTCACCTCGACACCAGCGAGGGCGAACTCGCCGGCTGGCTCTCCAGACAGCGCTACCTGCGCGCCGCCGGCCGGCTCGCCACCGCCCGCCGCAGCGACCTGGACGCGCTCGGGATGATCTGGAACAAGCACGAGGACGCCTGGGAGCGCGGTTACGCCCATGCCCGCGCCTTCGCGGCCCGCACCGGCCACCTGGCGATCCCCACGCGTCAGCAGGTCGACGACTACAACCTCGGCGCGTGGGCATGCCGCCAGCGCAAGGCCGACCTGACCCCTGACCAGGAGGCAAGGCTCACCGCGCTCGACCCGCTGTGGCGCCTCGAGCCGGACTGGCAGCGCTCGTACCGCCGCCTCGTCGCCTACCTGGCAGCCGGCGGCCCCCTCACCGGCCCCGTGAACCGTACCGGGACGGCCGGCGATGAACATTTCCGCCCCGGGGCATGGCTGCGCAAGCAGACCCGACGAGCCGCAACGGACAAGCTCGATCCCCACCAGAGCGCACTCCTGGACTCCCTCGGAACCTGGCGGACCACCCCCGCACCCGGCGAACCTGGACCGCACTGTGGGGCGCCGAGCAGCTCCGCTCGCGGACACGCCCCGGCTGCGCCGCCGGCGCAGGAACTCCGGCGTCCTGGACCGCGGACGGAGCGCCAGGCCCGTCGTCCGCCGCACGGCCCGACCCCGGTTGGCCACCTCCCGGTCGAATTCCGCCGCCACATCGAAGCAGCGCGAGCCTTCCGGCACAGGGAAGGCCACCTGGACGTGCCACCCGGATTCGTCGAGCAGGGCGAGCACACCGCCGTCCGCCTCGGCACCTGGATCGCCCGCCAACGCACCAAGGTCTTCCAAGGACGACTCCCGGCACTGCTGATCGCAGAACTGGAGGCCCTGGACATGGTGTGGGTGCACAGGTAA
- a CDS encoding ATP-binding protein, whose translation MSPDLLSASSAPAAGPSPSASSAGGQSLVSRSGERALTRQVVVRRLLAVDEAGQLSSVHARIAAETAGVSVRTVWRWLAEARETGRVETAPRRKGFMVSDELWDRLSELGGNVAALHRELTAQTASNPGQESAGLVPSLGTLHRVVQRERQAGRVLQGVRPGRGRVDPVVYDRALTELALPGTVDEAGAAPRATAPRRVAVPDSSAAPSGTAAAVPLGARLYVPGAHVVATSQLGEITEALAHTIAARQIACVYGDAGQGKTVAVHQALRLLPRRVPVRQAQVAVKPALPQLRAALLTAFGLPATALTNRTDAADRALIDAFKTPGVLLVDDVQRIAAPELDYLRLLADAPTTQMSRAVRGRRRTHSRPIPGLGVAGADLAARPPSGGLPGSRRAAPVPSVVAYRGRRRSAARGRDLRTGELPDLGEDHLPRLRRP comes from the coding sequence ATGAGCCCCGACCTCCTGTCCGCGTCGTCTGCCCCCGCCGCGGGGCCTTCTCCGTCGGCATCCTCCGCCGGCGGGCAATCGCTGGTGTCCCGTTCGGGGGAGCGCGCGCTTACTCGCCAGGTGGTGGTCAGGCGCCTACTCGCGGTCGACGAGGCCGGGCAGCTGTCGTCGGTGCATGCGCGGATCGCTGCCGAGACGGCCGGGGTGTCGGTGCGGACGGTGTGGCGTTGGCTGGCCGAGGCCCGGGAAACGGGCCGGGTGGAGACGGCTCCCCGCCGCAAGGGGTTCATGGTCTCGGACGAACTATGGGACCGGCTGTCCGAACTGGGCGGCAACGTCGCGGCTCTGCACCGGGAACTGACCGCACAGACCGCGAGCAACCCGGGACAGGAGTCCGCGGGGCTCGTGCCGTCGCTCGGGACGCTGCACCGGGTGGTCCAGCGAGAACGGCAGGCCGGCCGTGTCCTGCAGGGGGTCCGGCCCGGACGCGGCCGGGTGGATCCAGTGGTGTACGACCGGGCGCTGACCGAGCTGGCACTCCCCGGCACGGTCGATGAGGCAGGCGCAGCCCCGCGCGCCACCGCACCCCGGCGCGTGGCTGTACCCGACAGTTCCGCCGCGCCCAGCGGCACGGCCGCAGCCGTGCCGCTGGGCGCGCGGCTGTACGTCCCCGGTGCCCACGTCGTCGCGACCAGCCAGCTCGGCGAGATCACCGAGGCACTCGCGCACACGATCGCCGCGCGCCAGATCGCCTGTGTCTATGGGGACGCGGGCCAGGGCAAGACCGTCGCGGTCCACCAGGCCCTGCGCCTGCTGCCGCGCCGTGTGCCGGTCCGCCAGGCGCAGGTGGCGGTGAAACCGGCCCTGCCGCAGCTGCGTGCCGCTCTGCTGACCGCGTTCGGCCTGCCGGCGACCGCGCTGACGAACCGCACGGACGCGGCCGACCGCGCGCTCATCGACGCCTTCAAGACCCCCGGCGTGCTGCTGGTCGACGACGTTCAGCGCATCGCCGCCCCCGAACTCGACTACCTGCGCCTGCTGGCCGATGCCCCGACCACGCAGATGTCGCGTGCTGTGCGGGGCCGGCGCCGAACGCACTCTCGCCCGATCCCCGGCCTTGGCGTCGCGGGTGCTGACCTGGCAGCACGTCCCCCGTCTGGAGGCCTCCCAGGTTCCCGGCGTGCTGCGCCTGTTCCATCCGTTGTGGCATACCGCGGTCGACGCCGATCTGCTGCACGCGGACGAGACCTGCGCACGGGGGAACTTCCGGACCTGGGCGAAGATCACCTCCCACGCCTACGCCGCCCTTGA